The Drosophila teissieri strain GT53w chromosome X, Prin_Dtei_1.1, whole genome shotgun sequence genome has a segment encoding these proteins:
- the LOC122623263 gene encoding DNA ligase 4 gives MSVDIASTIKFRDICGLFEKLKASKKVASKEEVLKSYYESFCRHRESFRRQTGLNDDQPESGVSSFYSVLRLLLPGADTGRDTYGLQITALGRLYIRVLQLPTDSSDAIRLQHRTGNMYRDYGDVVYSVLKPRCFNPPSDLRLDHIHQMLDTIANEDTEVKQQQLIRFTEQASPEEQKWLIRLLLKSLGLGIGEQKIFGVLHPKAQDIYQRCSDLGHVCNLLAERTTDLDASTSKDSKAAVKFVNLNSVIRPFHQIRPMLCERFPGDIQELMQSDVLYLETKMDGERFQLHIDRGRFMYISRNGVDYTKNFGHSYDHGTLTPKLRGLLPLGLESIILDGEMMVWDTNQLRFREKGENTDVKSLKPEGSWQPCFVVYDLLYFNGQSLLDQTYIQRAYKLQKLIVEQSGVLQLMRARKIGSVNEFNELFQQALDSHAEGIVLKKQGSRYQPGVRLGGGWYKDKADYIKGLITEFDVLIIGAFYNRKRTFVDSFLLGVLQPAPPGSSNRPEVFSIGVVANNTKQRGVLNHTLKPHWHDVVNEPPPLWYHYKPKDRSGCPDLWIEPHNSVILQVKAADLAPNGAFFTRKSLHFPRTEMKRDDKPWNECMTLKEFNDLCEGSLAIKKLNKRQLRLEDVTTKRKQMRMTPSERSRLGLAVYEKRYVVDPSTSSSKLFDGLSFCILSGSAGRHSKHQLQELAVKNGGCIVENPLPNDPKCFCIAGDETFLVKRLILQKPRTCDIVRMEWLLRVCQKQELELRPRDIIAATEPLQQDLAECFDRHGDSYSKDIANVEELQDLLQDIHLTAENVVGMSASKVNALEDQLLDGKKNLNMFRHLHAYFYSPQSDELARLLFMQNGGRIVDDSDPQLNLGIICMSSDIDNDHFEHWLHNHSKLSADKVLNSAWIHQSHREGLLLPMQCFV, from the exons atgagCGTAGATATAGCCAGCACGATTAAATTCCGGGATATCTGTGGCCTGTTCGAGAAGCTTAAGGCCTCCAAGAAGGTGGCCAGCAAGGAGGAGGTCCTCAAGAGCTACTACGAGTCCTTCTGCCGGCACCGCGAATCCTTTCGCCGGCAAACGGGACTAAACGACGACCAGCCGGAGAGCGGTGTCAGTAGCTTCTATTCcgtgctgcgactgctgctgccggGTGCGGACACGGGTCGGGATACCTATGGATTGCAGATCACCGCGCTGGGCAGGCTCTACATCAGGGTGCTCCAGCTACCAACGGACT CCAGCGATGCCATCAGACTGCAGCACCGCACCGGAAACATGTACCGGGACTACGGTGACGTCGTTTATTCCGTGCTCAAGCCAAGGTGCTTTAATCCGCCCAGCGATTTGAGGCTGGATCACATCCATCAGATGCTGGACACCATTGCCAACGAGGACACGGAAG ttaagcagcagcagctcatccGGTTTACGGAGCAAGCGTCGCCCGAGGAGCAAAAGTGGCTAATCCGCTTGCTGCTGAAGAGCCTTGGTCTGGGTATCGGGGAGCAGAAGATCTTCGGTGTGTTGCATCCCAAGGCGCAGGACATCTACCAGCGCTGCTCCGATCTGGGACATGTGTGCAATCTGCTGGCAGAACGGACCACCGACCTAGACGCCAGCACCAGCAAGGACAGCAAAGCGGCGGTCAAGTTTGTAAACCTGAATTCCGTCATCCGGCCATTCCATCAGATACGACCCATGCTGTGCGAACGCTTCCCGGGGGACATCCAGGAGCTAATGCAGTCGGATGTGCTCTATCTGGAGACCAAAATGGATGGCGAACGCTTTCAGCTGCACATCGATCGAGGTCGCTTCATGTACATTTCCCGCAATGGAGTGGACTACACCAAGAACTTTGGTCATAGCTACGATCACGGCACCTTGACGCCAAAGCTGAGGGGTCTTCTGCCTCTCGGGCTGGAGTCCATCATCCTCGACGGCGAGATGATGGTGTGGGACACCAATCAGCTGCGTTTTCGGGAAAAAGGCGAGAACACGGACGTGAAAAGCCTGAAGCCGGAGGGCAGCTGGCAGCCCTGTTTCGTTGTCTACGATCTGCTATACTTCAATGGCCAGAGTCTGCTGGACCAAACCTACATTCAGCGGGCGTACAAGTTGCAGAAACTCATTGTTGAACAGTCAGGTGTGCTGCAGCTAATGCGTGCCCGCAAAATCGGTTCCGTCAACGAGTTCAACGAGCTGTTTCAGCAGGCACTCGACTCTCACGCCGAGGGCATTGTGCTGAAGAAGCAGGGATCCAGATATCAGCCTGGCGTTAGGCTAGGCGGCGGGTGGTACAAGGACAAGGCTGAT TACATCAAGGGACTGATCACCGAGTTCGATGTGCTGATCATCGGTGCATTCTACAACCGCAAGCGCACTTTTGTGGACTCATTTTTGCTGGGAGTTCTTCAGCCCGCGCCGCCTGGCAGCTCCAATCGTCCCGAAGTCTTCAGCATTGGAGTGGTTGCCAACAATACGAAACAGCGCGGAGTGCTAAATCACACTCTGAAACCGCATTGGCATGATGTAGTCAATGAGCCACCGCCACTGTGGTATCACTACAAGCCCAAAGATCGGTCAGGATGCCCCGATCTGTGGATTGAACCGCACAACTCGGTGATTTTGCAGGTGAAGGCTGCCGACCTGGCACCAAATGGAGCATTTTTCACCCGAAAATCGTTGCACTTTCCGCGCACTGAGATGAAACGAGATGATAAGCCCTGGAACGAGTGTATGACACTTAAGGAGTTTAACGACCTATGCGAGGGTTCCCTGGCCATCAAGAAGTTAAACAAGCGGCAGCTACGGCTGGAGGATGTGACCACCAAGCGGAAGCAGATGCGGATGACGCCCTCCGAGCGAAGTCGACTGGGATTGGCCGTCTATGAGAAGCGCTATGTCGTGGACCCCTCCACTAGCAGTTCCAAACTCTTTGACGGCCTGAGCTTTTGCATTCTGAGCGGATCTGCCGGACGACACAGCAAGCATCAGCTGCAGGAGCTGGCCGTCAAAAACGGTGGCTGCATCGTGGAGAATCCCCTGCCCAATGATCCGAAGTGCTTTTGCATCGCAGGCGATGAGACGTTTTTAGTTAAGCGGCTCATCCTTCAAAAGCCCCGCACCTGTGACATTGTGCGCATGGAGTGGCTACTGAGGGTGTGCCAGAAGCAGGAGCTTGAACTGCGGCCTAGGGATATTATAGCGGCCACTGAACCACTGCAGCAGGATCTGGCTGAGTGCTTTGACCGGCACGGTGATAGCTACAGTAAAGACATCGCCAAcgtggaggagctgcaggacCTGCTGCAAGACATTCATTTGACAGCTGAGAATGTGGTTGGCATGAGCGCATCCAAAGTAAATGCACTTGAGGATCAGCTTCTGGATGGGAAAAAGAACCTCAACATGTTCCGGCATCTTCATGCGTATTTCTACAGTCCGCAAAGCGATGAATTAGCCAGGCTTCTGTTTATGCAAAACGGCGGCCGAATAGTCGACGATTCCGATCCGCAACTAAATCTTGGAATTATCTGTATGTCTTCCGACATAGATAACGACCACTTTGAGCACTGGCTTCACAATCATTCAAAGCTGAGCGCTGACAAGGTCCTAAACTCGGCATGGATCCATCAGTCGCATCGTGAAGGCCTCCTACTTCCTATGCAGTGTTTCGTCTAA
- the LOC122623264 gene encoding ribonuclease H2 subunit B — translation MSKKSTRASKPKADPDAEGSAKMSKASALKKVLFMSQELLPKDADDGHLRLERFFHPGHGKEALFMTHPDGRIMELVEYTEPRRSWLVNSEVCSNGRIYMTTPVDSTLLALHHLRKHCAQRAMSLDNIAVEEASTSRLLNEILDPENLRCVADVKSSGEQKFYKYNQERTLAWLALKTRQVAKILKEKQVHCGHSAQSQNFVRSEKLAAENVSNEMDYTRMACDIVGRYLDADLHDLLTSYLLIPSEIQAIVEEKAAAQKRKSKAGKDEGSDSKKIKLNDSDAAAKLKSSGLVDSDGDPNASITSPTAAPLKERSLTAKEKALAKGAKGTKSIASFFKVK, via the exons ATGAGCAAGAAGTCGACGCGTGCGAGCAAACCAAAAGCGGATCCGGATGCGGAGGGATCTGCCAAGATGTCCAAGGCCTCGGCGCTTAAGAAGGTGTTGTTCATGTCGCAGGAACTGCTGCCCAAGGATGCGGACGACGGGCACCTTCGGCTGGAGCGGTTTTTCCATCCCGGACATGGCAAGGAGGCACTGTTCATGACCCATCCCGATGGCAGAATCATGGAGCTGGTGGAGTACACGGAACCACGTCGCAGTTGGCTCGTGAACAGCGAGGTCTGCTCCAATGGCAGAATCTACATGACTACGCCCGTGGATTCCACGCTCCTGGCTCTCCATCACCTCCGAAAACATTGTGCGCAAA GAGCAATGTCGCTGGACAACATTGCCGTGGAGGAGGCCAGCACCAGTCGTCTGCTCAACGAGATCCTCGACCCAGAGAACCTTAGATGCGTGGCGGATGTGAAGAGCTCCGGCGAGCAAAAGTTCTACAAGTACAACCAAGAGCGAACGTTGGCCTGGTTGGCTCTGAAGACGCGCCAGGTGGCGAAGATCCTGAAGGAGAAGCAAGTCCACTGCGGGCACAGTGCGCAGTCGCAGAATTTTGTGCGAAGCGAGAAACTGGCAGCGGAGAACGTTAGCAACGAGATGGACTACACGCGCATGGCTTGCGATATTGTGGGACGATACCTCGATGCGGATCTGCACGACCTGCTCACCAGTTACCTGCTCATTCCCAGCGAGATTCAGGCGATTGTTGAGGAGAAAGCAGCTGCCCAAAAGCGCAAATCGAAGGCGGGCAAGGACGAGGGCAGCGACTCCAAGAAGATCAAGCTAAATGACAGCGATGCTGCTGCAAAGCTGAAGTCCAGCGGTCTGGTGGACAGCGATGGCGATCCCAATGCCAGCATCACCTCGCCCACAGCGGCGCCTCTTAAGGAGCGCTCACTGACCGCCAAGGAGAAGGCCCTGGCCAAAGGAGCCAAGGGCACCAAGAGCATCGCTTCGTTTTTCAAAGTAAAGTAG